A single window of Fusobacterium sp. DNA harbors:
- a CDS encoding glycosyltransferase family 9 protein, with product MIKKYYKYIIIFSFSYFFHINLYNKKIKFLFNISLIISSKYNFKLFYSLNEKNFIKEIHKQLNKNKNVFSNIETASIKELAALISNCDMFFGNEGGSRHIAQSLDIPSFAIFSPKSKKRVAG from the coding sequence TTGATAAAAAAATATTATAAATACATAATAATATTCTCTTTTTCATATTTTTTTCACATAAATTTATACAATAAAAAAATTAAATTCCTGTTTAATATTTCTTTAATTATATCTTCTAAATATAATTTCAAATTATTTTATTCACTAAATGAAAAAAATTTCATCAAAGAAATTCATAAACAACTTAATAAAAATAAAAATGTTTTCTCAAATATAGAAACAGCATCGATAAAAGAATTGGCAGCACTCATTTCGAATTGTGATATGTTTTTTGGAAATGAGGGAGGTTCAAGACATATAGCTCAGAGTTTAGATATTCCAAGCTTTGCTATTTTCAGTCCTAAAAGCAAAAAAAGAGTAGCTGGCTAA